Proteins found in one Halobaculum sp. MBLA0147 genomic segment:
- a CDS encoding aminopeptidase — MAETRGAEADGDGDDELARAAETAIGQALALDADESLAVVTDDERREIGEALYAAGSEVTDDATLVTYQPGEQHGAEPPAPVAAAMEAADAFLAPTTKSLSHTRARSAATDAGARGATLPGITAEVFATGLDADYDAIAAHSADIYEQVADADEVRVTTEAGTDLRLDVTDREWYQDTGDVAEPGSFSNLPAGEVFTSPATADGTYVVDGTMMPHGRLADGEQLHFEVEDGLVTEISDDEIRAQVETAAEEVGDAAYNLAELGIGTNVGVTELVGHVLLDEKAAGTIHVAIGDNASIGGETEAPIHLDGIVTEPTVFADGEEITLPEP, encoded by the coding sequence ATGGCAGAGACACGCGGTGCCGAGGCGGACGGCGACGGAGACGACGAACTCGCGCGTGCCGCCGAGACGGCGATCGGCCAGGCGCTCGCACTCGACGCAGACGAGTCGCTGGCGGTCGTCACGGACGACGAGCGGCGCGAGATCGGTGAGGCGCTGTACGCCGCCGGGAGCGAGGTGACCGACGACGCGACGCTCGTCACGTACCAGCCGGGCGAGCAACACGGGGCTGAGCCGCCGGCACCCGTCGCGGCGGCGATGGAGGCGGCCGACGCCTTCCTCGCGCCGACGACGAAGAGTCTGAGTCACACCCGCGCCCGCTCGGCGGCGACGGACGCGGGCGCTCGGGGCGCGACGCTGCCTGGGATCACGGCCGAGGTGTTCGCGACGGGGTTGGACGCGGACTACGACGCCATCGCGGCACACTCGGCGGACATCTACGAGCAGGTCGCCGACGCCGACGAGGTCCGGGTGACGACCGAGGCGGGGACAGACCTTAGGCTGGACGTGACAGACCGGGAGTGGTACCAGGACACCGGCGACGTGGCCGAGCCGGGGAGCTTCTCGAACCTCCCGGCCGGGGAGGTGTTCACGAGCCCGGCGACCGCGGACGGCACCTACGTCGTCGACGGCACGATGATGCCCCACGGACGGCTCGCGGACGGCGAGCAGTTGCACTTCGAGGTGGAGGACGGCCTGGTGACGGAGATCTCCGACGACGAGATCCGCGCGCAGGTGGAGACGGCCGCCGAGGAGGTCGGCGACGCGGCGTACAACCTCGCGGAACTCGGTATCGGGACGAACGTCGGCGTGACGGAGTTGGTGGGCCACGTCCTGTTGGACGAGAAGGCCGCCGGGACGATCCACGTCGCCATCGGGGACAACGCCTCCATCGGCGGGGAGACGGAGGCACCGATCCACCTCGACGGGATCGTCACCGAGCCGACCGTCTTCGCCGACGGCGAGGAGATCACGCTCCCGGAGCCGTGA
- the pth2 gene encoding peptidyl-tRNA hydrolase Pth2, translating into MKQTIAVRGDLGMGAGKLAAQVAHASLSAYEDTDRRTASEWKGSGQQKVVVRVDGEDALFEVADVADREGLPHAVIRDAGRTQLDPGTATAVAVGPGRDDVVDRVTGDLPLY; encoded by the coding sequence GTGAAACAGACCATCGCAGTCCGCGGCGACCTCGGGATGGGAGCGGGGAAACTCGCCGCACAGGTCGCACACGCCTCACTGTCGGCCTACGAGGACACGGACCGCCGGACGGCCAGCGAGTGGAAGGGATCGGGCCAGCAGAAGGTCGTCGTGCGCGTCGACGGCGAGGACGCGTTGTTCGAGGTCGCGGACGTGGCCGACCGCGAGGGACTCCCCCACGCGGTGATCCGCGACGCCGGCCGGACGCAACTCGACCCCGGCACCGCGACGGCCGTCGCGGTCGGACCGGGTCGCGACGACGTCGTCGATCGCGTCACTGGCGACCTCCCACTGTACTGA
- a CDS encoding tRNA pseudouridine(13) synthase TruD, giving the protein MREAHEREQTVGIDWYVVDAPGVGGRLRSRHGDFRVRELETVSPVTTDADPGSYPHLLVRARLVGWDTNDFVRRLSTAMGIGRERISWAGTKDKRAVTTQLFSIRDATPADLPSVDDAEVTVVGRLGRDLTFGDLAGNAFEIRVRDTGPRGEDGGKSDQTDGTGAAESDADDPVAALVDDLATWWRDESSGDGGGAREDSPVPGTARITDPNARVDENVPPDAARRAVAVPNWFGHQRFGSRRPVTHEVGLRLAAGDPRGAVLTYVGNPAPTEPTETRAARAAVDREATREDPNWSGTLAWYPDRLRFERSMLHRLADESRTDDSGDAIAGGEGDDAGDTDTGTDTDTAVDTEWLDHERVAPADRRWWDAVAAVPENLQRLFVNAAQSSLFNRIVSERLRRGLPLHRPVEGDVVCFRDGDDERVARPDPDRTQRATADRVDVLTRHCERGRAFVTTPLVGHETELAEGEPGEIEREVLAEAGVEPADFALPGAFDSAGTRRALLVGTELAVERVDEDPVFAFALPSGAYATALLREVLQRDPTAL; this is encoded by the coding sequence ATGCGCGAGGCTCACGAGCGCGAGCAGACGGTCGGGATCGACTGGTACGTCGTCGACGCGCCGGGGGTCGGCGGGCGACTCAGGAGTCGTCACGGCGACTTCCGCGTCCGCGAACTCGAGACCGTCTCGCCCGTCACGACGGACGCCGATCCGGGGAGTTACCCCCACCTACTCGTCCGTGCTCGGCTGGTCGGGTGGGACACCAACGACTTCGTGCGACGGCTCTCGACCGCGATGGGGATCGGCCGGGAACGGATCTCGTGGGCCGGGACGAAGGACAAACGTGCCGTGACCACCCAACTGTTCTCGATCAGAGACGCGACGCCCGCCGACCTACCGAGCGTCGACGACGCCGAGGTGACCGTCGTGGGTCGACTCGGGCGCGACCTGACGTTCGGCGACCTCGCCGGCAACGCCTTCGAGATCAGGGTTCGAGACACGGGACCGAGGGGAGAGGACGGCGGAAAGAGCGATCAGACCGACGGGACCGGAGCCGCCGAGAGCGACGCCGACGACCCCGTCGCGGCACTCGTCGACGACCTCGCGACGTGGTGGCGCGACGAGTCGAGTGGCGACGGTGGCGGTGCTAGGGAAGACAGTCCCGTACCGGGGACGGCGCGGATCACCGATCCGAACGCGCGTGTCGACGAGAACGTTCCCCCGGACGCGGCGAGGCGAGCCGTCGCAGTGCCGAACTGGTTCGGACACCAGCGCTTCGGTTCTCGTCGCCCGGTGACCCACGAGGTCGGACTCCGGCTGGCGGCTGGCGACCCACGCGGCGCAGTGCTGACGTACGTCGGGAACCCGGCACCGACGGAGCCGACCGAGACGCGTGCGGCCCGCGCGGCGGTCGACCGCGAGGCGACGCGCGAGGACCCGAACTGGTCCGGCACGCTCGCGTGGTACCCCGACCGGCTCCGCTTCGAGCGGTCGATGCTCCACCGCCTCGCCGACGAGAGTCGCACGGACGACTCCGGCGACGCCATCGCAGGTGGCGAGGGCGACGATGCCGGAGACACCGACACCGGCACGGACACCGACACCGCCGTCGACACCGAGTGGCTCGACCACGAGCGCGTCGCGCCCGCGGACCGCCGCTGGTGGGACGCCGTCGCCGCCGTCCCGGAGAACCTCCAGCGGCTGTTCGTCAACGCCGCGCAGTCGTCCCTGTTCAACCGGATCGTGAGCGAGCGACTCCGCCGTGGGCTCCCGCTCCACCGGCCGGTCGAGGGCGACGTGGTGTGTTTCCGCGACGGCGACGACGAGCGGGTCGCTCGCCCCGACCCGGACCGGACACAGCGGGCGACCGCCGACCGCGTCGACGTGTTGACCCGCCACTGTGAACGCGGCCGGGCGTTCGTCACCACCCCACTCGTCGGCCACGAGACGGAGCTGGCCGAGGGCGAACCCGGCGAGATCGAACGCGAGGTGCTCGCCGAGGCCGGTGTCGAGCCCGCGGACTTCGCGCTCCCCGGCGCGTTCGACTCGGCTGGGACGCGCCGAGCACTCCTCGTCGGCACGGAGCTGGCCGTCGAACGCGTCGACGAGGACCCCGTCTTCGCCTTCGCGCTCCCGTCGGGTGCGTACGCGACCGCCCTGCTGCGTGAGGTGCTCCAACGCGACCCGACGGCGTTGTGA
- a CDS encoding flagella cluster protein, translating to MERLDVSDGFDVHDYRAKLKLLTQDADSMQLANREGLGCPACGREFEKLFVTEDDSVSFDAAPNGPICVTRTAEELLVLAH from the coding sequence ATGGAACGGCTCGACGTGTCGGACGGGTTCGACGTCCACGACTACCGGGCGAAGCTGAAGCTGCTCACGCAGGACGCCGACTCGATGCAGTTGGCGAACCGCGAGGGGCTCGGCTGTCCCGCCTGTGGTCGCGAGTTCGAGAAGCTGTTCGTCACCGAGGACGACTCCGTGAGTTTCGACGCCGCGCCGAACGGGCCGATCTGCGTGACGCGGACGGCAGAGGAGTTGCTAGTGTTGGCGCACTGA
- the msrB gene encoding peptide-methionine (R)-S-oxide reductase MsrB, translated as MSQSTDEEVPTSEEEWRERLSEEEYEILRERGTEARFSGEYVDHYGDGVYRCAGCGEVLFEGETKYDSGCGWPAFYAAEEGNVVRTEDTRHGMHRIEVSCANCDGHLGHVFQDGPAEHGGERFCINSVAIDYDDDE; from the coding sequence GTGAGTCAGAGTACCGACGAAGAAGTCCCGACGAGCGAGGAGGAGTGGCGCGAGCGACTGTCCGAGGAGGAGTACGAGATCCTCCGGGAACGCGGGACGGAGGCGCGCTTCTCCGGCGAGTACGTCGACCACTACGGCGACGGCGTCTACCGCTGTGCCGGCTGTGGCGAGGTGTTGTTCGAGGGCGAGACGAAGTACGACTCCGGCTGTGGCTGGCCCGCCTTCTACGCCGCCGAGGAGGGGAACGTCGTCCGCACGGAGGACACCCGCCACGGGATGCACCGGATTGAGGTGTCGTGTGCCAACTGCGACGGCCACCTCGGCCACGTATTCCAGGACGGCCCCGCCGAACACGGCGGCGAACGCTTCTGTATCAACTCCGTCGCCATCGACTACGACGACGACGAGTGA
- a CDS encoding DUF429 domain-containing protein, with protein MTDESADGVESGEGVENGEVVADVESAVGATRVLGIDFSAAARSCGDNSWVATCRRTPTGLRVDRLATLSETLGLSTSEREPTLAALVDALADPPEPTVVGLDVPFSLPAEFLQSPETEAPALGDDSDDAGGSDAAADTSGNWARFVRETPDSWGRLEDVTDPKSLYERVRDVAETADLPRSRATDEQYGGQEPAGFRIRTQTFYGISALLAPLVEREAVRVPPLHREPDAPVTLLETYPAAVFDALPRGVREGYKGDDRTGVAARERNRAALAAAGVELGRTDASCATATDDALDAVAAAFAASRDAAAAVDGSYTPRERTEGVVFDGYAGETVDD; from the coding sequence GTGACCGACGAGAGCGCCGACGGCGTCGAGAGCGGGGAAGGCGTGGAGAACGGGGAGGTCGTGGCGGACGTCGAGAGCGCCGTGGGCGCGACCCGCGTCCTCGGGATCGACTTCAGCGCGGCGGCGCGGTCGTGTGGCGACAACTCCTGGGTGGCGACCTGTCGACGGACGCCGACGGGACTCCGCGTCGACCGGCTCGCGACGCTGTCGGAGACGCTGGGACTGTCCACGAGTGAGCGCGAGCCGACACTAGCGGCGCTCGTCGACGCGCTCGCCGACCCGCCGGAACCGACCGTCGTCGGCCTCGACGTGCCGTTCTCCCTGCCGGCCGAGTTCCTCCAGTCGCCGGAGACCGAGGCCCCTGCACTCGGAGACGACTCCGACGACGCGGGTGGCTCCGACGCCGCCGCCGACACCAGTGGGAACTGGGCGCGGTTCGTCCGCGAGACGCCGGACTCGTGGGGCCGACTCGAGGACGTGACAGACCCGAAGTCGCTGTACGAGCGCGTCCGCGACGTGGCCGAGACGGCGGACCTCCCGCGGTCGCGGGCGACGGACGAGCAGTACGGCGGGCAGGAGCCCGCCGGGTTCCGGATCAGAACACAGACGTTCTACGGGATTTCGGCACTGCTGGCCCCCCTCGTCGAGCGCGAGGCGGTCCGCGTCCCGCCGCTCCACCGGGAGCCAGACGCTCCCGTGACGCTGTTGGAGACGTACCCGGCTGCCGTCTTCGACGCCCTCCCGCGTGGTGTCCGGGAGGGGTACAAGGGCGACGACCGCACGGGCGTGGCGGCGCGCGAGCGCAACCGCGCGGCGCTGGCGGCGGCCGGCGTGGAGCTGGGTAGGACCGACGCGAGTTGTGCGACGGCGACGGACGACGCGTTGGACGCCGTCGCGGCGGCGTTCGCCGCGAGCCGCGACGCGGCGGCGGCCGTCGACGGCTCGTACACCCCACGAGAACGCACGGAGGGCGTCGTCTTCGACGGATACGCGGGCGAGACCGTCGACGACTGA
- a CDS encoding sensor domain-containing protein, whose translation MTRQTRSTIGDAVAAFFGAPFRADTYRRLAYLLVAFPLGLAGFVAVTVGGSVGAGLAITWVGIPILVATLLLATALAGVQAQLNRTLLGRSAAVPEVLVAGRREGERFRDTLARFLTTPTTWTSVLLVGVTFVFGIVAFVATVTAGAVTAALLSAPFVYDDPAVVYRFVDVSVDTLPEALAVCGLGVLSVFVAVNALNLLAEVGGLVTEALLTVGTVDDE comes from the coding sequence GTGACGCGACAGACGCGGTCCACGATCGGCGACGCGGTGGCGGCGTTCTTCGGAGCGCCGTTCCGTGCAGACACGTACAGACGACTCGCGTACCTGCTGGTGGCGTTCCCGCTGGGGCTGGCCGGCTTCGTCGCGGTGACGGTCGGCGGTTCGGTCGGCGCTGGACTCGCGATCACGTGGGTCGGCATCCCGATCCTCGTGGCGACGCTGCTGTTGGCGACCGCACTGGCGGGCGTCCAGGCGCAGTTGAACCGGACGCTGTTGGGTCGCTCCGCGGCGGTGCCGGAGGTGCTCGTCGCAGGCCGTCGCGAGGGTGAGCGGTTCCGCGACACGCTCGCGCGGTTCCTGACGACGCCGACGACGTGGACGAGTGTCCTGCTCGTCGGCGTCACGTTCGTCTTCGGGATCGTCGCGTTCGTCGCGACCGTGACGGCCGGTGCCGTGACGGCGGCCCTCCTGTCGGCGCCGTTCGTCTACGACGATCCGGCCGTCGTCTACCGGTTCGTCGACGTGTCCGTCGACACGCTGCCGGAGGCGCTCGCGGTCTGCGGACTCGGCGTGCTCTCGGTGTTCGTCGCCGTCAACGCGCTCAACCTGTTGGCCGAGGTCGGCGGTCTCGTGACCGAGGCGCTGTTGACGGTCGGCACCGTCGACGACGAGTGA
- a CDS encoding RimK family alpha-L-glutamate ligase codes for MTEESPVAADDVPPAPGTEEPAGSDADDRLTLAVTTAAETFERLRDRLPPHRIDVVHVQPSERVFEIDDESAGGIGGSSDAEQGQESSITEQVPDADVGWVYPSRLMEGAVVDTLLDVPWVNGRDAVVTSRNKAGVLAELAAADVPVPATRVVSNPADESDVLAAADELGWPVVVKPNSTTRGVGVAKVTDPDSVAGVTDYLDLVHDYRATGDRSYLLQEYLPDATDYRVMVVGGTYVGAVRRELPADNLADGQWKHNVHRGAVAEGVDLDPALRRLAERAARVLEIPVVGVDLLVTDDRAVVSETNARPTVDDAEKYVDGFDERLAVEIRRAAE; via the coding sequence GTGACCGAGGAGTCGCCGGTGGCCGCCGACGATGTCCCCCCGGCGCCGGGGACCGAGGAGCCAGCGGGATCGGACGCCGACGACCGCCTCACGCTCGCGGTCACGACGGCCGCAGAGACGTTCGAGCGACTCCGGGACCGTCTCCCACCACACCGGATCGACGTCGTCCACGTCCAGCCCTCCGAGCGAGTGTTCGAGATCGACGACGAGAGCGCCGGGGGGATCGGGGGGTCGAGTGACGCCGAGCAGGGACAGGAGTCGAGCATCACCGAACAGGTGCCGGACGCGGACGTGGGCTGGGTGTACCCCTCGCGACTGATGGAGGGAGCGGTCGTCGACACGCTGTTGGACGTGCCGTGGGTGAACGGGCGCGACGCGGTGGTCACCTCGCGCAACAAGGCGGGCGTGCTGGCGGAACTCGCGGCCGCCGACGTGCCGGTCCCGGCGACGCGGGTCGTCTCGAACCCGGCCGACGAGAGCGACGTGCTCGCCGCCGCCGACGAGCTCGGCTGGCCGGTGGTCGTGAAGCCGAACTCGACGACGCGCGGCGTCGGTGTCGCGAAGGTCACAGACCCCGACTCCGTGGCCGGGGTCACGGACTACCTCGACTTGGTCCACGACTACCGCGCGACGGGCGACCGGTCGTACCTCCTCCAGGAGTACCTCCCGGACGCGACGGACTACCGCGTGATGGTGGTCGGCGGCACGTACGTCGGCGCGGTCCGGCGCGAACTGCCGGCGGACAACCTCGCCGACGGCCAGTGGAAACACAACGTCCACCGCGGCGCCGTGGCCGAGGGTGTCGATCTCGACCCCGCGTTGCGACGGCTCGCCGAACGCGCCGCCCGGGTGCTGGAGATTCCGGTCGTGGGTGTGGACCTACTCGTCACCGACGACCGCGCGGTGGTCTCGGAGACGAACGCCCGGCCGACGGTCGACGACGCGGAGAAGTACGTCGACGGGTTCGACGAGCGACTCGCGGTCGAGATCCGACGCGCCGCAGAGTAG
- a CDS encoding response regulator transcription factor, translating to MTDGPSVLVVEDEVEMAETYAAWLRDEYDVQTAHDGREALAVASDAVDVVLLDRLMPRLSGDEALDRLRARGYDLRVAMVTAVEPDATDAELPFDTYLTKPVDETAVRETVATLASLAEYDEAVREAFVAAERRAALETATETSIETAAHADTEPRVRSPVEGPTEPTDGDTVADRLDDHGETLTEAHADASDRLGDVDHDTVAAALSGLSANVRARYGSVSSR from the coding sequence ATGACGGACGGGCCGTCGGTACTGGTGGTCGAAGACGAGGTCGAGATGGCCGAGACGTACGCGGCCTGGTTACGCGACGAGTACGACGTGCAGACGGCACACGACGGGCGGGAGGCGCTGGCGGTCGCCTCGGACGCCGTGGACGTGGTGTTGTTGGACAGACTGATGCCGCGACTCTCGGGTGACGAGGCACTCGACAGACTCCGGGCACGGGGGTACGACCTGCGGGTCGCGATGGTCACCGCGGTCGAACCCGACGCCACGGACGCCGAGTTGCCGTTCGACACGTACCTCACCAAGCCCGTCGACGAGACCGCGGTGCGGGAGACCGTCGCCACGCTGGCGTCACTGGCGGAGTACGACGAGGCGGTCCGCGAGGCGTTCGTGGCCGCCGAACGGCGTGCGGCGTTGGAGACGGCCACGGAGACGAGTATCGAGACCGCGGCACACGCCGACACCGAACCCCGGGTGCGGTCCCCAGTCGAGGGACCCACCGAGCCGACCGACGGCGACACCGTCGCCGACCGTCTCGACGACCACGGCGAGACACTGACGGAGGCACACGCGGACGCGTCGGACCGCCTCGGCGACGTAGATCACGACACTGTCGCCGCCGCGCTGTCGGGGCTGTCTGCGAACGTCCGTGCGCGCTACGGCTCCGTCTCTTCGCGGTAG
- a CDS encoding Hsp20/alpha crystallin family protein produces the protein MRDDRDDPFGDIFDEIERMMNGMAGPDAAPGDAGFGSETHVSTYESDEEVRVVADLPGVDEDSIDLKCDGEVLTLAADGPNRQYEERVRLPSRVDEHSAEASFNNGVLQVTFEAVDDSASIDL, from the coding sequence ATGCGGGATGATCGCGACGATCCGTTCGGGGACATCTTCGACGAGATCGAGCGCATGATGAACGGGATGGCCGGCCCGGACGCCGCGCCGGGTGACGCCGGATTCGGCTCCGAGACACACGTCTCGACGTACGAGTCCGACGAGGAGGTCCGCGTCGTGGCGGACCTCCCGGGCGTCGACGAGGACAGCATCGACCTGAAGTGTGACGGCGAAGTGCTGACACTCGCCGCCGACGGCCCGAACCGACAGTACGAGGAGCGCGTGCGGCTCCCCTCGCGCGTCGACGAGCACTCCGCCGAGGCCTCCTTCAACAACGGCGTCCTCCAGGTGACGTTCGAGGCCGTCGACGACTCCGCCAGTATCGACCTCTGA
- a CDS encoding 30S ribosomal protein S12 produces MTNGKYAARKLKKDRQKRRWSDSEYARRERGLDEASDPLEGAPQGRGIVLEKVGIEAKQPNSAIRKCVRVQLIKNGKQVTAFCPGDGAISFIDEHDEVTIAGIGGAKGRAMGDLGGVNYKVEKVNGVSLIELVRGNAEKPVR; encoded by the coding sequence ATGACGAACGGTAAGTACGCCGCGCGGAAGCTGAAGAAGGACCGCCAGAAGCGGCGGTGGTCCGACTCGGAGTACGCGCGACGCGAGCGCGGGCTCGACGAGGCGTCCGACCCGCTGGAGGGCGCCCCGCAGGGCCGCGGTATCGTCCTGGAGAAGGTCGGCATCGAGGCGAAACAGCCCAACTCCGCGATCCGGAAGTGCGTCCGGGTCCAGCTCATCAAGAACGGGAAGCAGGTCACCGCGTTCTGTCCGGGTGACGGCGCGATCTCGTTCATCGACGAGCACGACGAGGTCACCATCGCCGGGATCGGCGGCGCGAAGGGTCGCGCGATGGGCGACCTCGGTGGTGTCAACTACAAGGTCGAGAAGGTCAACGGTGTGTCGCTGATCGAACTGGTCCGCGGGAACGCCGAGAAGCCGGTGCGCTGA
- a CDS encoding 30S ribosomal protein S7, with translation MSDADQPEPDAPAGGEQATENALLFGEWDVSEIEYSDPSTRDYITVTPVAHTMGRHADKQFRKSELSIVERLINRLMQTEENTGKKQQATRIVREAFDEIHERSEENPVQTLVEAVENAAPREETVRLKYGGISVPKAVDIAPQRRVDQALKFIADGVESGSYKTETSASGVLAEQLLGAARDDVNTYAINQKEEKERVAAAAR, from the coding sequence ATGTCCGACGCAGATCAACCCGAGCCCGACGCCCCCGCCGGCGGCGAGCAGGCGACCGAGAACGCGCTGCTGTTCGGCGAGTGGGACGTCTCCGAGATCGAGTACAGCGACCCGAGTACGCGCGACTACATCACCGTCACGCCGGTGGCCCACACGATGGGTCGCCACGCCGACAAGCAGTTCCGGAAGTCGGAGCTGTCGATCGTCGAGCGGCTGATCAACCGGCTGATGCAGACGGAGGAGAACACGGGCAAGAAACAGCAGGCCACGCGGATCGTCCGCGAGGCGTTCGACGAGATCCACGAGCGCTCCGAGGAGAACCCGGTCCAGACGCTCGTCGAGGCCGTCGAGAACGCCGCCCCGCGCGAGGAGACCGTCCGCCTGAAGTACGGTGGCATCTCCGTCCCGAAGGCCGTCGACATCGCGCCCCAGCGCCGCGTCGACCAGGCCCTGAAGTTCATCGCCGACGGTGTCGAGTCCGGCTCCTACAAGACCGAGACCTCCGCGTCGGGCGTGCTCGCCGAGCAGCTGCTCGGTGCCGCCCGCGACGACGTGAACACCTACGCGATCAACCAGAAGGAAGAGAAGGAACGCGTCGCCGCCGCCGCGCGGTAA